Proteins from one Corticium candelabrum chromosome 4, ooCorCand1.1, whole genome shotgun sequence genomic window:
- the LOC134178254 gene encoding galectin-9B-like codes for MSYVSLPSSHAVQVNVGTTINIAGTVSKDPYRFGINLFTGADENNSALHISNRFDGNVVVTNAKSQTRYGSEERPGQFPFARGESFIISIVTTADSFVIKVNGQLIHAFKHRGPFANVKRVSVFDNPKGGYPSVQITHVSVQNPGSPLTVFTHQVAMPHKTQVRLTPGCVIHMLGAVSHDPHRFNVNLAASPDESHNCLHFNPRFDANKLVLNAKNHGKYGGEEKPAAFPFTRGEGFHVIFRVQAGGYDVIINGAHVHTFNHRIPVDQVQSVVINDQPKGGNPSVYVAHVTVVGADGQTLVP; via the exons ATGAGTTAC gtTAGTCTCCCATCCTCTCATGCCGTTCAAGTCAATGTCGGCACGACCATCAACATTGCAGGCACAGTATCAAAAGATCCGTATCGTTTCGGCATCAACCTGTTCACTGGCGCTGACGAGAACAACTCGGCATTGCACATCAGCAACCGATTTGATGGCAACGTCGTCGTGACCAACGCCAAGAGTCAAACTCGTTATGGCTCAGAGGAGAGACCGGGTCAATTTCCGTTTGCACGAGGAGAGAGCTTCATCATCTCTATCGTGACAACAGCCGACAGCTTTGTCATCAAAGTGAATGGCCAGCTTATCCACGCCTTCAAACACCGAGGTCCGTTTGCCAATGTGAAACGAGTCTCTGTTTTTGATAACCCGAAAGGAGGCTATCCATCGGTTCAAATAACACATGTTTCTGTTCAG AACCCTGGCTCTCCTCTCACAGTTTTCACTCACCAG GTTGCCATGCCTCACAAAACCCAAGTGCGTCTGACTCCTGGCTGTGTTATTCACATGTTGGGAGCTGTTTCACATGATCCACATCGTTTCAATGTGAACCTGGCTGCGAGTCCAGACGAGAGTCACAACTGTCTCCACTTCAATCCACGATTCGATGCCAACAAGCTCGTGCTCAATGCCAAGAACCATGGCAAATACGGCGGAGAAGAAAAACCAGCGGCCTTTCCTTTCACCAGGGGCGAAGGTTTCCATGTCATCTTCCGTGTGCAAGCTGGCGGATACGACGTGATCATCAACGGTGCACACGTCCACACGTTCAACCATCGCATTCCAGTGGATCAAGTACAGAGTGTGGTCATTAACGATCAGCCTAAAGGAGGCAATCCATCCGTGTATGTGGCTCATGTCACGGTCGTGGGTGCAGACGGTCAGACCCTCGTACCATGA
- the LOC134178256 gene encoding ubiquinone biosynthesis protein COQ9, mitochondrial-like isoform X1, whose translation MLARSLGFLARLSGSSKQTCRPRLFVSSDSTSQASSGNSEQESNTKSASSEENLRERILESALDYVCDLGWSRSALSEAAKKEGLSGIAHGLFDRGGVDILFYFEKKCNSKMMEELYPQSPLNLSHLEDKTSVSSFMQMAIELRLLMNEPYIKRWPEALALKALPQHMPDALTHLAHLVDDMWYLAGDTSMDFSWYTRRASLAVLYGTSELYMVQDDSLDFKNTRAFVEKGLRELSMLSKAKQSVDSTVKVSSGVVNVLSETAKNMAGLGWRWRR comes from the exons ATGTTGGCTCGCAGTCTTG GATTCCTAGCGAGACTATCGGGCAGTTCTAAACAAACCTGTAGACCTAGACTGTTTGTCAGCTCTGACTCTACGTCTCAAGCCTCTAGCGGCAACAGCGAACAAGAGAGCAACACAAAGAGTGCATCTTCTGAAGAGAATCTTCGTGAGCGTATCTTGGAGTCTGCGTTGGATTATGTTTGCGACCTGGGATGGTCTAGGAGCGCACTGTCCGAGGCCGCCAAGAAGGAGGGATTATCCGGGATAGCTCATGGCTTATTTGACAGAGGAGGGGTAGATATACTATTTTACTTTGAAAAGAAATGCAATAGCAAAATGATGGAAGAGCTGTATCCACAGTCGCCTTTGAATCTTAGTCATCTAGAAGA TAAGACGAGTGTATCAAGTTTTATGCAGATGGCCATTGAGTTGAGACTGCTTATGAACGAGCCTTATATCAAACGATGGCCTGAG GCATTGGCATTGAAGGCACTGCCACAGCATATGCCCGATGCTCTAACTCATTTGGCACATCTAGTTGATGACATGTGGTATCTTGCCGGCGACACATCGATGGAT TTTAGTTGGTATACTAGACGAGCATCATTAGCTGTATTGTATGGAACCTCGG AGCTGTACATGGTACAGGATGACTCTTTGGATTTCAAAAACACGCGGGCTTTTGTTGAGAAGGGTCTACGAGAACTGAGTATGTTATCGAAAGCAAAGCAATCT GTTGACTCGACTGTAAAGGTTTCATCGGGTGTTGTGAATGTGTTGTCGGAGACT GCAAAGAATATGGCTGGGTTAGGATGGCGGTGGAGGAGATAG
- the LOC134178256 gene encoding ubiquinone biosynthesis protein COQ9, mitochondrial-like isoform X2: MMEELYPQSPLNLSHLEDKTSVSSFMQMAIELRLLMNEPYIKRWPEALALKALPQHMPDALTHLAHLVDDMWYLAGDTSMDFSWYTRRASLAVLYGTSELYMVQDDSLDFKNTRAFVEKGLRELSMLSKAKQSVDSTVKVSSGVVNVLSETAKNMAGLGWRWRR, encoded by the exons ATGATGGAAGAGCTGTATCCACAGTCGCCTTTGAATCTTAGTCATCTAGAAGA TAAGACGAGTGTATCAAGTTTTATGCAGATGGCCATTGAGTTGAGACTGCTTATGAACGAGCCTTATATCAAACGATGGCCTGAG GCATTGGCATTGAAGGCACTGCCACAGCATATGCCCGATGCTCTAACTCATTTGGCACATCTAGTTGATGACATGTGGTATCTTGCCGGCGACACATCGATGGAT TTTAGTTGGTATACTAGACGAGCATCATTAGCTGTATTGTATGGAACCTCGG AGCTGTACATGGTACAGGATGACTCTTTGGATTTCAAAAACACGCGGGCTTTTGTTGAGAAGGGTCTACGAGAACTGAGTATGTTATCGAAAGCAAAGCAATCT GTTGACTCGACTGTAAAGGTTTCATCGGGTGTTGTGAATGTGTTGTCGGAGACT GCAAAGAATATGGCTGGGTTAGGATGGCGGTGGAGGAGATAG
- the LOC134178267 gene encoding saccharopine dehydrogenase-like oxidoreductase, whose product MTEEAKRTYELVVFGASGYTGEFVAERVAKRAREVSLSWAVAGRNLAKLQKVVDDIAKSTGGNPSDVGIIEADIEDETSLKQMCASCKVLLNCVGPYRFYGEPVVKACVEEKCDYVDISGEPQFLETMQLKYNEKARDNGVHIVGTCGFDSIPADIGTLFAREKFPGKATQVESFVTIDVKSHGYGGHYGTWQSAIHGFAFQKELANIRRQLFPQPLRRISPKLPKRVGSLGYYYNSKLSKYCMLFPGADASVVRRTQYYDLESHGIDPIQYGAYFTLPSIFAILRLFLFGLVFGILARFKTGRYLLETFPKFFSGGMFSHEGATRESMSGVSFSMVFFTSGYPSGTSPSADDKPSLIHVTEVHGEEPGYVATSAMFVEAAITLLLEHSSLPNKGGVLTPASAFRGTKLLDNLVRQGVQFVVHGEEYKA is encoded by the exons ATGACTGAAGAAGCGAAGCGAACGTACGAGCTTGTGGTGTTTGGTGCGTCCGGTTATACTGGTGAATTTGTGGCTGAAAGAGTCGCAAAACGGGCAAGGGAAGTCTCTCTTTCATGGGCAGTCGCAGGCAGAAATCTTGCAAAGCTACAGAAGGTTGTAGACGATATTGCCAAGTCAACAG GAGGAAATCCATCCGATGTGGGTATAATTGAAGCAGACATAGAAGATGAAACCTCACTCAAACAGATGTGTGCCAGCTGTAAGGTGCTACTCAACTGTGTGGGACCA TATCGTTTCTACGGTGAGCCGGTTGTCAAGGCTTGTGTTGAGGAGAAATGTGATTATGTTGATATCAGTGGTGAGCCACAG TTTCTGGAGACAATGCAGCTCAAGTACAACGAAAAGGCTCGAGACAATGGCGTTCACATTGTTGGCACGTGTGGGTTTGATAGCATTCCTGCCGACATAGGAACGTTGTTTGCAAGAGAGAAGTTTCctg GAAAGGCAACACAGGTAGAGAGTTTTGTAACGATTGATGTCAAAAGCCACGGTTATGGCGGTCATTATGGAACATGGCAGTCGGCTATCCACGGGTTTGCCTTCCAGAAGGAGCTCGCTAACATTCGTCGTCAACTCTTCCCTCAACCTCTTCGTCGAATCAGTCCGAAGCTGCCAAAACG AGTCGGTTCTCTCGGATACTATTACAACAGCAAGCTGTCGAAGTACTGTATGCTCTTTCCTGGAGCTGATGCATCAGTG GTTCGGCGCACTCAGTATTACGACTTGGAATCTCATGGAATCGATCCG attcAATATGGAGCATACTTCACTTTACCATCAATTTTTGCTATCTTGAGGCTGTTTCTGTTCGGGTTGGTGTTTGGCATTCTTGCTCGGTTCAAGACTGGACGTTACCTTCTCGAAACG TTTCCGAAGTTTTTTAGTGGTGGAATGTTTTCTCATGAAGGTGCAACACGAGAGAGT ATGAGTGGAGTCTCTTTCTCGATGGTGTTTTTTACTAGCGGCTACCCATCCGGTACCAG TCCATCAGCTGACGATAAGCCTTCACTGATCCATGTCACTGAAGTTCATGGTGAAG AGCCTGGATATGTTGCTACATCTGCAATGTTCGTAGAGGCGGCTATTACATTACTACTTGAACATTCAAGTCTTCCAAACAA AGGAGGAGTGCTAACGCCTGCGTCGGCATTTCGAGGAACGAAGCTGCTAGATAATCTTGTTCGACAAGGAGTGCAGTTCGTTGTTCACGGAGAAGAGTACAAGGCTTGA